In one Gemmatimonas aurantiaca genomic region, the following are encoded:
- the rplA gene encoding 50S ribosomal protein L1 translates to MKTYGKKYRGASERRELGKSYEAKQAIALVKQMAFAKFDETVEVAIRLGVDPRHADQVVRGTVVLPEGTGKTMRVLVIAAGAKVQEAQDAGADFVGTEYLQKIKDGWLDFDVMIATPDQMGQIGQLGRVLGPRGLMPNPKAGTVTFDVGKAVRESKGGKIEFRVDKGGNVHAPIGKVSFAPEQLETNFSALMDTIVRAKPAAAKGLYIRNVAISSSMGPGVTIDTTPFR, encoded by the coding sequence ATGAAGACCTACGGGAAGAAGTACCGCGGCGCGAGCGAGCGTCGCGAACTCGGCAAGTCGTATGAGGCGAAGCAGGCGATCGCCCTGGTGAAGCAGATGGCGTTCGCGAAGTTCGACGAGACCGTCGAAGTCGCGATCCGTCTCGGGGTCGATCCGCGTCACGCCGATCAGGTCGTGCGCGGTACGGTGGTGCTTCCGGAAGGGACCGGCAAGACGATGCGCGTGCTCGTCATCGCCGCCGGTGCCAAGGTGCAGGAAGCGCAGGACGCCGGCGCCGATTTCGTGGGAACCGAGTATCTCCAGAAGATCAAGGATGGCTGGCTCGACTTCGACGTCATGATCGCCACGCCGGACCAGATGGGACAGATCGGCCAGTTGGGTCGTGTCCTCGGTCCGCGCGGTCTCATGCCGAACCCGAAGGCGGGCACCGTCACGTTCGACGTGGGCAAGGCGGTCCGCGAGTCGAAGGGCGGCAAGATCGAATTCCGCGTCGACAAGGGTGGCAATGTGCACGCCCCGATCGGCAAGGTGTCGTTCGCGCCCGAGCAGCTCGAGACCAACTTCTCCGCACTGATGGATACCATCGTGCGTGCGAAGCCGGCCGCGGCGAAGGGTCTGTACATCCGCAACGTCGCGATCTCGAGCTCCATGGGTCCTGGCGTCACCATCGACACCACGCCGTTCCGGTAA
- the rplK gene encoding 50S ribosomal protein L11 yields MAKKVTGFVKLQIPAGKANPAPPVGTALGPQGINIMGFCKEFNARTQGGDMIIPVEVTIYADKSFTFILKTPPAAELIKKELGVEKGSGQPNKVKVGSISRAQLEKIATAKMPDLNCDSMESAVAMIAGAARSMGITVKD; encoded by the coding sequence ATGGCCAAGAAGGTCACTGGATTCGTCAAACTGCAGATTCCTGCAGGCAAGGCGAACCCGGCGCCCCCGGTAGGTACGGCCCTCGGTCCCCAGGGTATCAACATCATGGGGTTCTGCAAGGAGTTCAACGCTCGCACGCAGGGCGGGGATATGATCATCCCCGTCGAGGTCACGATCTACGCGGACAAGTCGTTCACCTTCATTCTCAAGACGCCGCCCGCGGCGGAATTGATCAAGAAGGAGCTCGGCGTGGAGAAGGGCTCGGGTCAGCCGAACAAGGTCAAGGTGGGCAGCATCAGCCGCGCGCAGCTGGAGAAGATCGCGACGGCCAAGATGCCCGACCTCAACTGTGATTCCATGGAAAGTGCGGTGGCGATGATCGCCGGAGCCGCGCGGTCGATGGGCATCACGGTGAAGGATTGA
- the rplJ gene encoding 50S ribosomal protein L10, giving the protein MKGKPKAKQSDKQILVDSLKAQLTGAQALYYTDFTGLNVKRMTDLRRRLKKAGVEYVVIKNTLALRAVNESGLVAQRLKGPTGVVVAKDAITAAKVLSDFAKENDQKPAVKGGIYEGNAVDEAMVKKLAALPTREDALSIFAGYLNSIPMMFALALDARKAQLEGSN; this is encoded by the coding sequence ATGAAAGGCAAGCCGAAGGCCAAGCAGAGCGACAAGCAGATCCTGGTGGACAGCCTGAAGGCGCAGTTGACCGGCGCGCAGGCGCTCTACTACACCGACTTCACGGGTCTGAACGTGAAGCGCATGACGGACCTGCGCCGCCGCCTGAAGAAGGCCGGTGTCGAGTACGTCGTGATCAAGAACACGCTGGCGCTCCGTGCCGTCAACGAGAGCGGGCTGGTGGCCCAGCGTCTGAAAGGTCCGACGGGGGTGGTGGTGGCGAAGGACGCCATCACGGCGGCCAAGGTGCTCTCCGACTTCGCGAAGGAGAACGACCAGAAGCCCGCGGTGAAGGGCGGCATTTACGAGGGCAACGCGGTCGACGAGGCGATGGTCAAGAAATTGGCCGCCCTGCCGACGCGCGAGGACGCGCTCTCGATCTTCGCCGGCTACCTCAACAGCATCCCGATGATGTTCGCCCTCGCCCTCGACGCCCGCAAGGCGCAACTCGAAGGCTCCAACTGA
- the rplL gene encoding 50S ribosomal protein L7/L12 → MANTTLSKDEILDAIGAMSVIELSELIEAFKEKFNVTIAAVAAGGGGGAAAPAAAAEEQTEFTVILKEAGAKKIQVIKVVRELTGLGLKEAKDLVDGAPKTLKENVSKDEAAQIKAKLEAEGAGVEVK, encoded by the coding sequence ATGGCTAACACGACTCTGAGCAAGGACGAGATCCTCGACGCGATCGGCGCGATGAGCGTCATCGAGCTGTCCGAGCTCATCGAAGCGTTCAAGGAGAAGTTCAACGTCACCATCGCCGCGGTTGCCGCGGGCGGCGGCGGCGGTGCGGCGGCCCCGGCGGCCGCGGCCGAAGAGCAGACCGAATTCACGGTCATCCTCAAGGAAGCCGGCGCCAAGAAGATCCAGGTCATCAAGGTCGTGCGCGAGCTGACCGGCCTGGGCCTCAAGGAAGCCAAGGACCTGGTCGATGGCGCGCCGAAGACGCTCAAGGAAAACGTGTCGAAGGACGAAGCCGCGCAGATCAAGGCCAAGCTCGAGGCCGAAGGCGCTGGCGTCGAAGTCAAGTAA
- the secE gene encoding preprotein translocase subunit SecE, translating to MTAPVEVNRPGVGTRLVTFYHEVVAEMKKVTWPDRAQLQQSTIQILIFVLVLGAVIGLVDVALQALLVRLPSMLFGG from the coding sequence ATGACTGCTCCCGTCGAGGTGAACCGCCCGGGAGTCGGCACGCGGCTGGTCACGTTCTACCATGAAGTGGTCGCCGAGATGAAGAAAGTGACCTGGCCCGACCGCGCGCAGCTGCAGCAGTCGACGATCCAGATCCTCATCTTCGTGCTGGTCCTTGGTGCCGTGATCGGGTTGGTGGACGTTGCGCTGCAGGCGCTGCTGGTGCGTCTGCCGAGCATGCTCTTCGGGGGCTGA
- the nusG gene encoding transcription termination/antitermination protein NusG, translating into MTVSILEHRWYAIQTTSGHENKVQRLIQRKIDMDPAQPEDRLIRQALVPTQDVVEIKNGKKVTVERKIFPGYVLVEMVASQDTLHEINAIQGVIKFVGKDKDPMPLRDDEVRRLLGQADPADETPVREEIPFLVGQAVAISEGPFADFNGTVEEVLPDKGKVRVSVSLFGRPTSVELDYLQLRGY; encoded by the coding sequence ATGACCGTGTCGATACTCGAGCACCGTTGGTACGCGATCCAGACCACGTCCGGCCACGAGAACAAGGTGCAGCGCCTGATCCAGCGGAAGATCGACATGGATCCGGCGCAGCCCGAGGACCGTCTCATTCGCCAGGCGCTCGTGCCGACGCAGGATGTGGTGGAAATCAAGAACGGCAAGAAGGTCACCGTCGAACGCAAGATCTTCCCGGGCTACGTGCTCGTGGAGATGGTGGCCAGTCAGGATACGCTCCACGAGATCAACGCCATTCAGGGCGTGATCAAGTTCGTGGGGAAGGACAAGGATCCGATGCCGCTGCGGGACGACGAAGTGCGTCGTCTGCTGGGGCAGGCGGATCCGGCCGATGAAACGCCGGTGCGCGAGGAGATTCCGTTCCTCGTGGGACAGGCGGTGGCGATCAGCGAAGGGCCGTTCGCCGACTTCAATGGCACGGTCGAGGAAGTCCTCCCCGACAAGGGGAAGGTCCGGGTGTCGGTCAGCCTGTTCGGCCGGCCGACCTCGGTGGAGCTGGATTACCTCCAGCTCCGCGGGTACTAG